DNA from Paraburkholderia sp. BL10I2N1:
GCTGCTTCGCGGCTGCGTCGAGCGTGGCGTCGTAGCTCGTTTTGAAGTACTTGCCGACGGTGTCCTTGACGGCCGAGGCGCGGTCCAGTTCTTCCTGATGCTGCGCGACCATCATCGCCTTGATCAGCGCCTTCACCGCATCGCGGTTTTCGTGCAGGAGCTTGCTGCGCACCGCGAGAACGCAGTCGGAGTAGTTCGCGCCGTATACATCCACACCGTTCGAAAGCTGCACGGAGCCCGGCCTCGCCTTCAACGCCTGCGTCGCGTAGGGCTCGATGTGGCACATTGCATCGACGTTCCCGGCGATGAACGCCTGCGCCAGCTCCGGCGACGTGCCGAAGTAGCGCACCTTGACGTCGGCGAAACTCATGCCGGCCTTCTTCAGGTAATCGTACGGGAGCATTTCGAGCGTATCGGCCTGGAATGTGCCGATGGTCTTGCCGCGCAGTTGGGCCGCTGACGTGATGCCCGCCTGCGCGACGATCACGCAGCCCTGCACGCCCGAGCCTGCGACGATCTTGATCGGTGCGCCGGCATCGTAGAGCGTCATGAAGTTGGTGTACGGAACCACGGAGACGTCCACCACGCCCGCGCCGAAGAGCGCCGCGATGTCCGCATTGGACGGGGTGGTGACGAAGTCGAGCGTGACGCCCTGCGCGAGATTGCGTTCCTTGACGAGAAAGAACGGACAATTGCAGAGACCCGTGCCGTGCGTCGCCTTGAGGGTCAGCGGGCCGGCCGCCATGGCCTGTGGTAGATAGGCACCGCCCAACGCCGCGGCGCCGGCCAGACACGCACCGCGCATCAGGAATTCGCGCCGCGTACTGCCGAGTTCGGTCAATGGGTAACCATTCGGGTCTTGCTGAACAAATTTCCTGAACATCGCGTGGTCCTTAGAGAGGTTGAACGGCAGATGGGCATGTGAAAGTTTCCGCAGGCGACTGCGCAAGCGTTTGTTCCAGCAGATCGAAGCTGAAAATCTGTCCAATCGAGCCGGAAACCTGCATTCGTCCGAGCGCTTCCAGCGACCGGGCACGTGCGAGAATGCACTCGCGAAGCGGGCGAATATCGATGATCGGCGGCTGCGCGGCGACGCCGGCCAGCAGTTCGTCAAGCGCGAATTCGGGGTAGCGGTACGCGCTGGCGCGCAGGGCTTCGCGGGGATTGTTCGTAATCGCTTCCTGCGCATCGAGCATTGCGC
Protein-coding regions in this window:
- a CDS encoding ABC transporter substrate-binding protein, with product MFRKFVQQDPNGYPLTELGSTRREFLMRGACLAGAAALGGAYLPQAMAAGPLTLKATHGTGLCNCPFFLVKERNLAQGVTLDFVTTPSNADIAALFGAGVVDVSVVPYTNFMTLYDAGAPIKIVAGSGVQGCVIVAQAGITSAAQLRGKTIGTFQADTLEMLPYDYLKKAGMSFADVKVRYFGTSPELAQAFIAGNVDAMCHIEPYATQALKARPGSVQLSNGVDVYGANYSDCVLAVRSKLLHENRDAVKALIKAMMVAQHQEELDRASAVKDTVGKYFKTSYDATLDAAAKQPAMIDQRSNQNFILQRAQNLKDLRYIKRLPGPDMFDWGPLNEVIKENGDLYGQLKLKSA